In Anopheles gambiae chromosome 2, idAnoGambNW_F1_1, whole genome shotgun sequence, a single window of DNA contains:
- the LOC133392012 gene encoding histone H3, whose translation MARTKQTARKSTGGKAPRKQLATKAARKSAPATGGVKKPHRYRPGTVALREIRRYQKSTELLIRKLPFQRLVREIAQDFKTDLRFQSSAVMALQEASEAYLVGLFEDTNLCAIHAKRVTIMPKDIQLARRIRGERA comes from the coding sequence ATGGCTCGTACCAAGCAAACCGCTCGTAAATCGACTGGAGGTAAGGCTCCTCGCAAGCAGCTGGCCACCAAGGCTGCTCGTAAAAGTGCCCCGGCCACCGGAGGAGTGAAGAAGCCGCATCGTTACCGTCCGGGAACGGTGGCCCTCCGAGAAATCCGTCGCTACCAGAAGTCGACCGAGCTGCTCATCCGCAAGCTGCCCTTCCAGCGCTTGGTGCGTGAGATCGCCCAGGACTTCAAGACTGATCTCCGCTTCCAGAGCTCAGCCGTCATGGCGCTGCAGGAAGCCAGCGAGGCGTATCTGGTTGGTCTGTTCGAAGACACGAATCTGTGCGCCATCCACGCCAAGCGCGTCACCATCATGCCCAAGGACATCCAGCTGGCCCGTCGCATCCGCGGAGAGCGTGCCTAA
- the LOC133392034 gene encoding histone H2B — protein sequence MAPKTSGKAAKKSGKAQKNISKSDKKKKRKTRKESYAIYIYKVLKQVHPDTGISSKAMSIMNSFVNDIFERIAAEASRLAHYNKRSTITSREIQTAVRLLLPGELAKHAVSEGTKAVTKYTSSK from the coding sequence ATGGCACCCAAAACCAGTGGAAAAGCTGCGAAGAAGTCTGGCAAGGCccagaaaaatatttccaagtccgacaagaaaaagaagcgcaAGACCCGCAAGGAAAGCTACGCTATTTACATCTACAAAGTGTTGAAGCAAGTCCACCCGGATACTGGCATCTCTTCGAAGGCCATGAGCATCATGAACAGCTTCGTCAACGATATCTTCGAACGCATTGCTGCTGAGGCATCCCGCTTGGCGCACTACAACAAGCGTTCGACGATCACGTCCCGCGAAATCCAAACCGCTGttcgtctgctgctgcctggTGAGCTTGCCAAGCACGCCGTCTCCGAAGGAACGAAGGCTGTCACAAAGTACACCAGCTCGAAGTAA
- the LOC1268521 gene encoding histone H2A, with amino-acid sequence MSGRGKGGKVKGKAKSRSNRAGLQFPVGRIHRLLRKGNYAERVGAGAPVYLAAVMEYLAAEVLELAGNAARDNKKTRIIPRHLQLAIRNDEELNKLLSGVTIAQGGVLPNIQAVLLPKKTEKKA; translated from the coding sequence ATGTCTGGCCgtggaaagggaggaaaggTAAAGGGAAAGGCAAAGTCCCGTTCCAACCGTGCCGGTCTTCAGTTCCCCGTTGGCCGTATTCATCGTCTCCTGCGCAAGGGTAACTATGCCGAGCGCGTCGGTGCCGGAGCACCCGTGTATCTGGCAGCCGTCATGGAATACTTGGCCGCTGAAGTGCTTGAGTTGGCCGGAAACGCTGCCCGTGACAACAAGAAGACGCGCATCATCCCGCGTCATCTGCAGCTGGCCATCCGCAACGACGAGGAGTTGAACAAGCTGCTGTCCGGAGTAACCATCGCTCAGGGTGGTGTGCTGCCCAACATTCAGGCCGTGCTGCTGCCCAAGAAGACCGAAAAGAAGGCTTAA
- the LOC133392046 gene encoding histone H4, with protein MTGRGKGGKGLGKGGAKRHRKVLRDNIQGITKPAIRRLARRGGVKRISGLIYEETRGVLKVFLENVIRDAVTYTEHAKRKTVTAMDVVYALKRQGRTLYGFGG; from the coding sequence ATGACTGGAAgaggaaagggaggaaaaggtCTGGGTAAAGGAGGAGCCAAGCGTCACCGAAAAGTGCTGCGGGATAACATCCAGGGCATTACCAAGCCCGCCATCCGCCGTTTGGCTCGGCGCGGAGGAGTGAAACGTATCTCCGGCCTCATCTACGAGGAAACCCGTGGCGTCCTGAAAGTATTTCTGGAGAATGTGATTCGTGATGCGGTCACTTACACTGAACACGCCAAGCGTAAGACCGTCACCGCTATGGATGTGGTGTATGCTCTGAAGCGTCAGGGCCGCACTCTGTACGGTTTTGGAGGTTAA